Within the Thermoflexus hugenholtzii JAD2 genome, the region GGGCCGGGAGGGCGAGGACCCCAAAGGCCAGGTCGTAACGTCCGCTGAGCTGCAGGATCAGAGCCATCAGCAGCGGCCCTCCCACCGCGCCGATTTGATCCAGGGCCTCGTGGAGGCCGAAGCCTTTCCCGGGGCCCACCTCCTGGGCCGCGTGGGAGAGCATCGTGTCGCGGGCCGGGGTGCGGATCGCCTTCCCCAGCCGCTCGAGGAGGACGAGGAGGGCCGCCGCGGGCCACGCTCGGGTCAGAGCCAGCAAGGGGACGGCCAGAACGCTCATGGCATAGCCCGCGAAGGTGAGCCCCCAGGGCCGGCGCAGCCGGTCCGCCAGGTAACCCGAGAGCGGGCGCAGGCCGTAGCTCAGCAGCTCCCCGACGCCGCCGAGGGCCCCCACCAGGGCGGCGCTGGCCCCCAGCATGGCCAGATACGGCCCGATGAGGCTGCGGGCGCTCTCATAGGTGACATCGGCCATCAGGCTCACCAGGCCGAGGAGCACGATGAACCGCCACGCCTCCCGGGATCGGTCGCTCATGATGCCGCCTCCGAGGGTGGAAGGACAGCGTGTTCCGCCTCGCCGCTCTCCGTCCAGAAACGCTCCAGGTCGGAGAGGGCGCGCCGGGCGTAGGCCAGGGCCCGCGCCCGCTTGTCCCGCACCGGCCGCTCCAGGGGCGGCAGCAGCCCGAAGTTGGCCTTCATCGGCTGGAAATCCCGCGGGTCCGCCCGGGCCAAGTAATCGCACAGCGCTCCGATCATCGTGGTGACCGGGAAGACGAGGGGAGGCTTCCCCCGCAGCAGGCGGGCGGCGTTCACCCCCGCCACCAGCCCAGTGGCGATGTTGCCCACATAGCCCTCCGCCCCCGTGATCTGACCGGCGAAGAACAGGTCCGGGCGTCCCCGGAACTGCATGGTCGGCTCTAGCAGGGCCGGCGCGTTGATGTAGGTGTTCCGGTGCATCTGACCGTAGCGCAGGAACTCCGCGTTCTGCAGCCCCGGGATCATCCGGAACACCCGCCGCTGCTCCGGCCACTTCAGGTTGGTCTGGAACCCCACCATGCTATACATCGTCCCCGCCCGGTTGTCCCGCCGCAGCTGGACCACCGCATAGGGCATCCGGCCCGTCCGGGGATCGATCAGGCCAGTGGGCCGCAACGGCCCGTAGGCCAGAGCGTCCCGCCCCCGCCTGGCCAGCACCTCGATGGGCAGACAGGCCTCGAAAAACCGCGGGTCCTCTTTCTCGAAGTCCCGCAGCTCAATGGTCTCCGCTTGGATCAGGGCCTCCACAAAGGCCTCGTATTCCTCCTTCGTCATCGGACAGTTGAGGTAATCCCCCTCGGGATCCTGGCCCCGGCCGTAGCGGGAGCCCCGGAAGCAGATGGACATGTCAATCGAATCGGCGGCCACGATGGGGGAGATGGCATCATAGAAGTAAAGATACTCCTGACCGGTCAGGCGCTGGATCGCAGCGGCCAGCGCGTCCGAGGTCAGCGGCCCGCTGGCGATAATACACGGGCGATCCGGGATCTCCGTCACCTCCTCCCGGATGACCGTGATCAAGGGATGACGTTCGATGTGCTCGGTGACGCAGCGGGCGAACAGCTCCCGATCCACCGCCAGGGCCTTCCCGGCGGGCACGGCGGTGCGATCGGCGCAGGCCATCAACAGCGAGCCCAGGCGGCGCAGCTCCGCCTTGAGCAACCCTGAGGCGTTCTCCCGCTCATCCGACCCCAGGGAGTTCGAGCAGATGATCTCCGCCAGCCAGGGGGTGGTGTGGGCCGGCGTGAAGCGCCGGGGCCGCATCTCATACAGGGCAACGCGGACCCCGCGCTGGGCCGCCTGCCAGGCCGCCTCCGAGCCCGCCAGCCCCCCACCGATGACGATCAGCTCCGGCTCCACGGTTTCCCCCTCTTCCCCTCAGAGATCCGAAGCGAACATCGCCTCCCCATATGTTATCACGGCTTGCGGAGGACCCCCTCCTTTTGTAAGGCAACTACTCGCAGTTGCCCTACGATTTGGGGACAAACCCCCCAGGGATCCCCCCTTTGACATCCTCTCCGGCCTGGCCTATACTAAAAGCGAAGATGCCATGAGGGAGCCTCCCTTGCGGGCAGGAACCTGCATGTTCCGGCGCATCCGAACGGCACGCGGCCTGCGGGCTGGCGTGCCGTTTTGTTTTCTAACGGGCATGCGAGAAGAGATCAGGCCTGCAAGGCAGGAACCGAAATCCCATCCCGATCAGGAGGTCCAATGGTGGACTCGGCGCTGATCAGCAAGATCGAGAAGGCCCGGCGTTACGCGGAGGAGCGGGATCGCTTCCGCTTCCTCTCGTTCTCGGTCACCGTCCGCGGCGAGAACGACACCCACCACGTCCGTTACCACGAAGGGAACTGGTCCTGCGATTGCGATTTCTTCCGCCATCGTGGGACCTGCGCCCACACCATGGCCCTGGAGCGGGTGCTGGAGGGAATGCTGTAACCGGTCCCATGCCCCCTTCCGATCCGCCTGCGGGCCGGGATGGGAGCGAGCCCCCCGGGCCGGCTATCATCCTTATGGGGAGTGTTTCCTCCCCGGATTTCAGAGGATGCCGGAGGGTGGATCGATGGCGCAGGAGGTCGGCCCGAGGGGACGAGCCGGAGGCTCCCGCTGGGAGACGGCGCGGGAGGTGGTGGTGCTGGCGGCCACCCTGGCCAGCTTCCTGGCCAGCGTCTGGCTGCTCCGGCGCCCGGCCCCCGCGCCCATCCGGATCATCCCGCCCCCGACCCCGGCCCCGACCCTGACCCCCACCCCGAAGTGGATCCAGGTCTACCTGACCGGCGCGGTGCAGGCGCCCGGGGTCTACACCGTCCCGCAAGGGCTTCGGATCTGGATGCTTCTGGAGCAGGCAGGGGGGGCCCTGCCGTCGGCGGACCTGGAGCGGGTGAACCTGGCAGCGCCCCTTATGGATGGCATGCATCTGCACATCCCCCGGCGAGGAGAGGAGGCCTCGGCGTCGCCCACGCCGGGGCCTCTTCTGGACCTCAACACAGCCTCGGTGGAGGAGCTGGACCGGCTGCCGGGCATCGGGCCGCGGGCGGCCCAGGCCATCGTGGATTACCGGCTCAAGCACGGCCCCTTCCGCCGGGTGGAGGATCTCCTCAACGTCCCCGGGATCGGCCCGGCCACCCTGGAGCGCATCCGCCCGTGGGTGACGGTCTCCCCCGCGCCGTAACGGGATCTCTCAGCTCCCGCGCAGGCTGGATCGCTTTCAAACCACCAGGACAACGGTCTGCAGCAAAGCCTCGAACCCGACGTCCCGGTGGCAACGGGGATCGTTTCTGAAGGCTGAACCCATCATCGGTACGGAGCTCTACGGCCCCGGCAACTTCCACTACATCACCGCGCCCGGCACCCTGGTGGAAATCCCCCTGGGAGTGGTCACACCCCCCCTCACCCTCACCCTCTCCCTCCACGCCCGCATCCAACAACCCGGCGAATGGCAGGTCACCGCCCTCTTCTGGCTCTCCCCCGTCCGCTTCTATCCCATCTCCCAAAACGGCATCATCATTTGGCCTCGCCCCATAGACGCAGCCAGCCTTCTCGGCTGGAGCACCCCTGCGCGCGCCTGGTGGGCCGACTTCGACACCCTCTGGTGGCGCGCCTTCGATTTGGGCCAACGCATGTGCAGGGCGGCCGCGCCTTGCGCCGTGCGGCTGCCTGCGGATCCCTTGCGCACCCTGCTGGGCGTGCCTCCCGAGGCCGAAGGCCAGCCCCTCTGGCCCCGTCGCACCTTCACCCTCGAAGGCCAGCTCTGGACATGCCTCATCGGCACCCTCGAACGCTGTCAGACCGATGCCTGGGAGCGCCTCCACCCCTCCACCCCCTGGGCGCCCCCCACCCCCGAATCTGAACGCGAACCCCAGCGCGGCTTCCCCCAGCTCACCCTCTCCGGCCGTGTCGCCTATGAGGCAAGGGCTTTCCGATCCATCGATCGGGAACAAAAGAACACAATCCGCCGCCCTGTAGCCCATGCCCGGGTGACCCTGGAATACACCCTCTGCCCCCATCCACCCTTCAGGTCTCGGTGCTGGCCCGCGCGGATTGAAGGGCACACTGATGCCGCAGGGGCCTACACCCTGACCCTGATCTATAACTGAAAACAGTTTCACTACAAAGATTTGCAGCTCTACGTGTGGACCGAGGAGGGTCCGTCGGCGGGAAACGCCCCCATCACCGTGCGCCAGGGGACGCTTGTTCCCTCTCTGGGCCCGGTCTGGTTTGCCCAACGCCCTGTCCCCCGCCCCCGGATCGGACACCGCGAGAGGATGGAGGAGCAAACACCGCCTTCTTTATCTTTGATATCCTCACCCATGCCTACACCACTGCCCGACAGAACCAACGCCATCAACGAGCTGGCCGTGGCCGCTGTCCTCTGGGATCTCTATGCTGATGGTGCCGAACCCTGGGACCGCCTTGCCGACGGCCTCGCCGGGATCTTCTCGGTCACCGCCAGCCTCGATGTGCCCACTTTTGGCCTTCTCGACTTCCAAGAATGGCCGGCGGTGGATGCCTTCTGGGCGGCCTGGAAGGCCTGGCGGCCGGAGACGATCTGCGAGGCGGGACGGATCTTCACCGCCCATTTCATCCCCCACGGGCCCTACTCGTTAACGGTGCACGCCGCCCCTCCGGAGGGCGGAGCCGCCCGGGTGGTGGCCGGCCGAGCCTGCGCCGATGGCGCTTACCCGGAAGGAGAGGAGGTGCGCCTGCAGGCCCAACCCCGGCCCGGCTGGGCCTTCGCCGGCTGGATCGGCGCCGACGCCACCGACCCTGACGACATAGCGGTGGTCACCATGACCAATCCCGGGTCATCACCGCCACCTTCCGGCTCCTCCCCACGCCCACCCCAACTCCCTCCCCTCCTCCTACCGGCCGTGTGCGGGTGACCGAGCTACGGTTCACCCATGACACCTCTTACTCGATGCCGTCTCCTCAGGTTTCCGGGGAAGGGTTCTCACTGGTTGAAATCAATCCGCAATACTTTGAGTTGGGCTCCTGTGCCCTTGGCCGGACATGCGTGCTCTACCGATACCAGCGGGCCGATCCCATCACCGCTTCCCCAACCGTCGATCTCTATCTGCAGTGGTCCTGGAACCCGGCCACGATCTCCGACATAGGCGCCCAGGAGCCCTGGGTGAAGATCATCGCCTTCGGCGGGCGCTGGGACCCAACCATCGGCTACTTCATCGTGGATCCCACCTTCCAGGGAGTGATCTCCGGAACCGTGGCGGCATGGGGTTGGGGCTCCACCACCCGTGTGGATGGCCGTTACCGTCGGATCATCCTGGAGCTCAACCAGGGGATCGGCCAGGGGGTGGAGCTTTGCGCTGAATGGGGCGGCCTGGCGGATCAGGGGATCCAGGTCATCTGCCCGATCTACGGGACCACCATCGAGGGCACCTACGCAGGGTCCTTCACATGGGGAGGGTCTGTCGAAGTCTGGAGGAAGCTGCGGGTCGGGACCGATAAC harbors:
- the trmFO gene encoding methylenetetrahydrofolate--tRNA-(uracil(54)-C(5))-methyltransferase (FADH(2)-oxidizing) TrmFO translates to MEPELIVIGGGLAGSEAAWQAAQRGVRVALYEMRPRRFTPAHTTPWLAEIICSNSLGSDERENASGLLKAELRRLGSLLMACADRTAVPAGKALAVDRELFARCVTEHIERHPLITVIREEVTEIPDRPCIIASGPLTSDALAAAIQRLTGQEYLYFYDAISPIVAADSIDMSICFRGSRYGRGQDPEGDYLNCPMTKEEYEAFVEALIQAETIELRDFEKEDPRFFEACLPIEVLARRGRDALAYGPLRPTGLIDPRTGRMPYAVVQLRRDNRAGTMYSMVGFQTNLKWPEQRRVFRMIPGLQNAEFLRYGQMHRNTYINAPALLEPTMQFRGRPDLFFAGQITGAEGYVGNIATGLVAGVNAARLLRGKPPLVFPVTTMIGALCDYLARADPRDFQPMKANFGLLPPLERPVRDKRARALAYARRALSDLERFWTESGEAEHAVLPPSEAAS
- a CDS encoding ComEA family DNA-binding protein encodes the protein MAQEVGPRGRAGGSRWETAREVVVLAATLASFLASVWLLRRPAPAPIRIIPPPTPAPTLTPTPKWIQVYLTGAVQAPGVYTVPQGLRIWMLLEQAGGALPSADLERVNLAAPLMDGMHLHIPRRGEEASASPTPGPLLDLNTASVEELDRLPGIGPRAAQAIVDYRLKHGPFRRVEDLLNVPGIGPATLERIRPWVTVSPAP
- a CDS encoding InlB B-repeat-containing protein, which codes for MPTPLPDRTNAINELAVAAVLWDLYADGAEPWDRLADGLAGIFSVTASLDVPTFGLLDFQEWPAVDAFWAAWKAWRPETICEAGRIFTAHFIPHGPYSLTVHAAPPEGGAARVVAGRACADGAYPEGEEVRLQAQPRPGWAFAGWIGADATDPDDIAVVTMTNPGSSPPPSGSSPRPPQLPPLLLPAVCG